From the Pediococcus acidilactici genome, the window CCGACGAAAACATGACTTCGTGGGAAGAATGGCAAAAAGACGACCGGATTATGAAGGACTTCAACGCGATTTTACACGAAAATCATATCAGTGCTAATAAAGAGTAACTGATTGGCTCTTAAGGCTTATTTTGCATTGTACAAGCCAAGTAGCCCAAGTGCTTTTCTGGAATTTCTTAATTCTGGGAAAGCATTTTTTGGTTTTTGCAGTCCTTTTTTGGTACCGAAAAAAATATTTTTTATTCGCAAGTGTAAACGCTCGCAAAAATTCGCTTTTCGTGTTAATCTATTCTTGAATTTAAATATAAGAATAATCAGGTTTGTTCCACAAGGGGGAATCGATGATGAGAAAAGCGTTTATGATTGGTACAGGAGTTGCAAATTTAGCTGCCGGCGTATATTTGATTCGTGATGGTGGTTGGAGTGGTAATCAAATTACCATGTTCGGTCTCGATAAACACGGCGCTAACGATGGTGCGGCGGTTGCCGACTACGAGACGGAGTACGGCAACCAACGGCTATCTAACGACCGGGGCTTTTTAGCCAAGGGCGGTCGGATGCTTAATGAAGAAACCTACGAAAACTTGTGGGACGTTTTGCGGAGCGTGCCGTCTTTGGATCACCCAGGGCAATCGGTTACGGATGACATTTTAAACTTTGACCATGCGCATCCAACCCATGACGTGGCCCGGTTAATGGATAAGCGTAACGGAATCCGGAATAATGGCGGTGCGGACGATTACTCGCATATGCAATTTAATAATCAGGACCGAAAGCTATTAACCAAATTAATGATGATGCCCGAAAGTCAGGAAGCAAAGCTTAACGACGTCAGCATCGCGGAATGGTTCAAGGATAGTCCGCACATTTTCACCACTAACTTTTGGTACATGTGGGAAACTACCTTTGCGTTTAAGAAGGAAAGTTCCGCAATGGAATTGCGGCGTTACATGAACCGGATGATTCTGGAATTTAGTCGGATCAACACCCTTGAAGGGGTTACCAGAACGCCATATAACCAATATGAAAGTATCATCCTACCGATGCGCAAGTATTTGAGCGACCACGGGGTTACCTTTATCAACAATCGTAAGATCACCGCCTTCCAATTCAAGGACACTCCGTTGCGCGATGATATCGTCGTTACTGGCTTAGAGTACGAAGACGTAGGGGAAAATAAGCAGACCGGCACAATCCCAGTTGACGAAAATGACCTCGTTTTCGATATCAACGGCGCGATTACCGATAGTTCATCGATTGGTGATTTCAACACCCCAATTAAGGAAAATATGGAATACGCTCCTAGTGCAGCATTGTGGAAACAAGCTACCGAACACTTCTATAATCTAGGTAATCCGGACAAGTTCTTTAACGACCGTGCCCAAAGTGAATGGATGAGCTTTACGGTTACCACGAAGAACCACTACTTGGTAAACCAAATTAGCCGGATTACCCAACAAGAACCGGGAAATGCCTTAAACACTTGGGTAGATAGTAATAACTTGTTATCCATCGTGGTTCATCACCAACCGCATTTCCATGCCCAAAAGGAAAACGAAACGGTCTTCTGGGGCTACTTCATGTTCCCACGTAAAAATGGGGATTATGTGGACAAGCCGGTAATTGAAATGACCGGAAAAGAAATGCTGCAAGAATTACTAGGTCATTTGGCGGAAGTTGACCAAGCAACGGATAGCATTGTTTACCATGAAGAGGAAATCATGGATAGCATCATTAACGTAATTCCAGTTTACATGCCGTACGCTAGTGCACTGTTCAATACGCGGGCTGTCGGAGACCGTCCCGAAGTAGTGCCAAAGCACTCGAAAAACTTGGCGTTTGTCAGCCAATTCGCAGAAATGCCATTTGACATGGTCTTTACCGAACAATACTCGTTCCGGGCGGCGCAACGGGCAGTCTACCACTTCTTAGGAATTCCTGAAGAAAAAATGACCCCAGTGCACCACTACGAGAAGAATCCAAAGGTGCTTTTGAAGGCGACCCGGACAATGTTCCGTTAGAATTATCTATTAACAATACTAAAAAGTTGATTTGAGCGTTTGATTTTATTGAAGCGTCAACGAAATCATTTGCTCCACTTAACAAAAAATCGACCGTTATGCCAATTTAGGCAACGGTCGATTTTTTTGTTAATGCTCGTAAATTACCCGACTTTGCCCTGCTCTCAGCATTTTTGGGTTAGGACACAGTAAAGTTTTCAAGTTCGTCACGCGCACTTTTATTACTTACGAGTGATTTTGGGGAGGACGTAGTTTTGGTAGTAATCTTGGTAGGTTTGCTTAGAAATTTGGCCCCATTGTTCTTGACTGAATTCCTTAATTTTTTCGGTACTAAAGTTAGCCTCTTTAATTGCGCTGATTGAGAAAACTTGGGTTTGGTCGCCGACGCTTAGCCGAATTTTCTTTAGCGAACGGGGAAGCGTGTCGCCCTGGATTTTCTTCAGAATATGGACCATGTTGGGCGCGTAAAGCTGAGTGAAATCAAACAAGTTTAACTTAGGGACCCGAATAATAATCTGGGAGTCCGTAAAGTTAACTTGAAAAGGTAGGCGACCGTTAAAACTATCCGCAATTTGGTTTTCAATCAAGGTGGTTTCGTTGGAGGCGTTTTCGCCATCAGAGTAATCGGTATTCGAATGAATATCTAATTGTTGATTGGTAAAACTAGGGTAAGTTTGAAAACCCAGAATTGCCAAAACAATTACGGTTAAGTTAGATTTAGTAAAGATTCTGGGACGTTTGAATTTCTTTGCTTTAGCCATGTCTTATATCCGTTCATAATAAACCCGTTAAACGTAATTACGTTTAATAATTTCAACAACATCAACAATTATAGTAAATTTAAAGTATTTACACAAACGTTTGTTTGCTAAATGTTAAAGGATACGTTACGATAGATGAAAAATTATTTAAGGGGTACCGGAATGTTAAAATACGCGATTTTTGATTTAGACGATACTTTGCTGGATTTTAAGAAGGGTGAACGTATCAAAGCTACCGAAGTCTTACGTAAATATGGCGTGCAAGATTTGACGACCGGATTGGCAACCTACACAAAAATTAACCAGCAGGTCTGGGAAGCAATCGAGCAAGGTGCGCCGCGGGATCAAGTGTTGAAAACCCGGTTTTCGAAAACCTTTGCGGCACTCGGGGTGGATGGCGATGGAGTTGCTGCTGAACGGGAATACCGCCAGCGGTTGGCAACTAGCTACTACCAATTTGAGGGCGCGCAAGCATTGTTGCGGGATTTGAAATCGGCAGGAATTCAGTTGATGGTGGGAACTAATGGGGTTAAGAAGACTCAGCTGAGTCGGCTCGCTGGTTCCAAGTTAGACCAATACTTTACCGACTGCTTTATTTCAGAAGACGTTGGTTATGCTAAACCTGATGAACGCTTCTTTGCGCCAATTAAGCATAAATATGCGGATATGAGTTTCCAGAATACCGCAATGGTGGGCGACCGGTTGCAGTCCGACATTTTAGGGGCCAACCAAGCCGGACTCAAAAGTATTTGGTACAACCCCCAACAAATCGCGGTGGATGCGCCAATCAAGCCAACCGCGGTGGCACATTCTTATGACCAGTTGCGGGAATTAATGTTGTAAGAGCGGTTGAAGAAACTACAAACTTAGCTGTCAAATTTGCACCAAAGTTATTTATTGACCAATAATTTGATGAACAAAATTCAAATGATATGTACTTGTGGATGAAAAAGAAGTTATGAGTTGAGCCTCATAGCGTCCCCAATCTAGAGCCGTGTAAGACGGTGACTACGTTTAAGTTAAAATAACCGAAACTTTGTCAGAGTTGGACGGTTATTTTTTTGATTAAATTTTAGGATTTCGATGACTAACAAAGCAAAACTAATTGCTAGGGTTAATGCTTGAAATACCGACACACCGTTCCTTTTTGGTGGAACAATACATATTAATCATAGGCATCACCCCACTTTCTATGAAGTTTAGCCACCATTTCAACTTCCCTATACTTAAATTTTAGTATGTTCAGTTGAATAGTGCTTTTAAGGGAAAAGCACCGTTCTCCTTCTTCTAAATTTTGCTAAATGCCTTCACGAATTAGTATTATTAAGAAAAAAGAATGGTTAGAATATAAAATTTTAATAAACAAAGCTTTGCGCCGCCGGATCTGGGGGCGTTTTTTTGTACCTTAGCGTAAGGATGACGATTTTATTTTTTGCTAGCTTTTACCTGTTAACTCTCATAAAAATACTAATTTAGTAATAAAGTCCAAAGCAAAGTTTTCTGACAAACGGGATAGTAAGAGCAAGAAAAATATCTAAATTAAATGCCATTTTAAATTTTTAAAAATTTCGCGTTGACTTTTGTGTCGATAACGTCATATAATTGCTTTTGTAGATAACGACACAACATTCAAAAGCAGGTGAAGTAATAATGGAAAAACAATTTAAAACTTTAGAAGACTTTTTAGGAACGCACTTTATTTACACATACGATAATGGTTGGGAATACGAATGGTACGCTAAAAATGACCATACGGTAGATTACCGAATTCATGGGGGAATGGTTGCCGGCCGTTGGGTTAAGGACCAAGAAGCTGACATCGTAATGTTGACGGAAGGTGTTTACAAGATTACTTGGACGGAACCAACCGGAACGGACGTGGCGCTAGACTTCATGCCAAACGAAGGTAAGTTGCACGGAACCATTTTCTTCCCTAAGTGGGTTGAAGAACATCCTGAAATCACGGTTACTTTCCAAAATGAACACATTGATTTAATGGAAGAATCTCGTGAAAAATACGAAACTTATCCTAAACTAGTTGTTCCAGAATTTGCTAAAATTAGTTACATGGGTGATGCTGGACAAAATAACGAAGACGTTATTTCTGAAGAACCATACGATGGCATTACCAGCGACATTCGCAACGGAAAGTATTTTGATGAAAACTACAAGCGAATTAACAAGTAATTAATTTTTGGAGGAGTTCGCATGCCACGACCACGAGTTTTACCGTACATTGTTTTAGGATTGTTAAATAAAAATGGGGTTATGTCTGGAAAAGATATGATTGCGGAATTTAAGAACGAAATTAGCGAGTTCTGGACGGTTTCGCACAGCCAGTTGTACCCTGAATTACAACGAATGACGGACGAAGGCCAAATTGAAGTGGTTAACGATGTACAAAATCGGAAAGTCATTAACTACGCAATAACTAAGAAGGGCCAAATGGATTTGCGGGAATGGCTCGCTACCCCGATTACGGCCAAAAATGATGAACTGACGTCACTTAAAATGTACTTTATCGCTGACCGACACGATCCCCTTTTGCAGCAAATTTTAAAACAGGCGGCGGACCTTCACGAACAAAAAGTGGCCCACTTAAAGCAGCGGCAAAAATTACTGTTCGAAGAACCATCCGCGATTGAGGAAAATTACGGACATTACTTAATTTTGTCCCGGGCGGTTGAAAGGGAAGCATCCCATTTATCCTGGCTAAAAAAGCACATCGAATAATCCGAAAAAGCAGCTTTACAAGTAGGTAGACGTAGGAAAATTCGGGCGGCTTGCGAGCACTAACCAAAAATCGGTAGTTGTGCCTAATTTGGGCGTAGCTACCGATTTTTGGTTCTTAAAAAACGTTGTCACCAAAACAGCACTGAGAAGTTTGCGAACTCTCAGTGCTGTTATTTTAATACCTTTTTTAATTAACCTTTACCACCTTGGAAGGAAGGATAAAGCGTCATCCCGCCATCGACGAAGAGGGTAATTCCGGTGACGTAACTTGATTCAGCGGAAGCTAACCATGCTGCCGCAGCCGCGACCTCTTCGGGATCTCCAATTCGTTGCATGGGGATCATACTGGTAGTGGTTTTTAACTGTTCAGGATCGGCAAATTTTTTTGCGTTGATGGGCGTATTGATTGCACCGGGGCCAATTGCGTTTACCCGGATGTGCCGGTCGGCGTATTCCATCGCAATCGTTTCGTTGAACAGCTTTACGCCGCCTTTGCTAGCAGCGTAGTGTGCAAAAGTTGGCCACGGAATTTTCTCATGAACGGAAGACATGTTGATAATATTTCCGGGCTTATCATGCGAAAGAAAATAATTAATAGCCGCTTTTGAACCTAAAAACACGCCGTTTAGGTTGACGTCGAGCACTCGTTTCCAACTTTCAAACGATAATTCCGCAGTTGGTTGTTGATTTTCCATCCCCGCGTTGTTGACCCAAACGTCTAGGTCGCCAAATTGATCGACGGCCGTGTCGACTAGGCGTTTAACACCCTCTTCGGTTGATACGTCAGCTTGCACGACCACGCCTTCACCGCCGGCTGCGTTAATTTGATCCCGCACGGCGTTGGCGCCATCTTTATCAGAATTGTAATTAATAACGACGTGCATACCTTCTTGCCCAAAGCGTTCAGCAATCGCGCTGCCGATACCTTTTGAGCCGCCAGTGATCACGGCAACTTTTCCTTTTAAATCTTTATATAGCATATTTACTATCCCCCCAGAACATAACTGTAAAATAAATTCTTGATGTTCGTAACGTATGATAACATCAGAAATCACAGTAAGGGAACTGAAACGATTTGGCGTTGCTTACCTTATGTGTAGCTTAATATTTTGGGGGGATTGTCGCTATACACAAAGACAAAATAACCCTATAAAATCGGGTTTGATTTTATAGGGTCGATGAGTTTTAAAAAAGGTGGAGTGATTGGATTAAAGGCAATAAA encodes:
- a CDS encoding oleate hydratase, encoding MMRKAFMIGTGVANLAAGVYLIRDGGWSGNQITMFGLDKHGANDGAAVADYETEYGNQRLSNDRGFLAKGGRMLNEETYENLWDVLRSVPSLDHPGQSVTDDILNFDHAHPTHDVARLMDKRNGIRNNGGADDYSHMQFNNQDRKLLTKLMMMPESQEAKLNDVSIAEWFKDSPHIFTTNFWYMWETTFAFKKESSAMELRRYMNRMILEFSRINTLEGVTRTPYNQYESIILPMRKYLSDHGVTFINNRKITAFQFKDTPLRDDIVVTGLEYEDVGENKQTGTIPVDENDLVFDINGAITDSSSIGDFNTPIKENMEYAPSAALWKQATEHFYNLGNPDKFFNDRAQSEWMSFTVTTKNHYLVNQISRITQQEPGNALNTWVDSNNLLSIVVHHQPHFHAQKENETVFWGYFMFPRKNGDYVDKPVIEMTGKEMLQELLGHLAEVDQATDSIVYHEEEIMDSIINVIPVYMPYASALFNTRAVGDRPEVVPKHSKNLAFVSQFAEMPFDMVFTEQYSFRAAQRAVYHFLGIPEEKMTPVHHYEKNPKVLLKATRTMFR
- a CDS encoding YjjG family noncanonical pyrimidine nucleotidase, which codes for MLKYAIFDLDDTLLDFKKGERIKATEVLRKYGVQDLTTGLATYTKINQQVWEAIEQGAPRDQVLKTRFSKTFAALGVDGDGVAAEREYRQRLATSYYQFEGAQALLRDLKSAGIQLMVGTNGVKKTQLSRLAGSKLDQYFTDCFISEDVGYAKPDERFFAPIKHKYADMSFQNTAMVGDRLQSDILGANQAGLKSIWYNPQQIAVDAPIKPTAVAHSYDQLRELML
- a CDS encoding phenolic acid decarboxylase yields the protein MEKQFKTLEDFLGTHFIYTYDNGWEYEWYAKNDHTVDYRIHGGMVAGRWVKDQEADIVMLTEGVYKITWTEPTGTDVALDFMPNEGKLHGTIFFPKWVEEHPEITVTFQNEHIDLMEESREKYETYPKLVVPEFAKISYMGDAGQNNEDVISEEPYDGITSDIRNGKYFDENYKRINK
- a CDS encoding PadR family transcriptional regulator, with protein sequence MPRPRVLPYIVLGLLNKNGVMSGKDMIAEFKNEISEFWTVSHSQLYPELQRMTDEGQIEVVNDVQNRKVINYAITKKGQMDLREWLATPITAKNDELTSLKMYFIADRHDPLLQQILKQAADLHEQKVAHLKQRQKLLFEEPSAIEENYGHYLILSRAVEREASHLSWLKKHIE
- a CDS encoding glucose-1-dehydrogenase — encoded protein: MLYKDLKGKVAVITGGSKGIGSAIAERFGQEGMHVVINYNSDKDGANAVRDQINAAGGEGVVVQADVSTEEGVKRLVDTAVDQFGDLDVWVNNAGMENQQPTAELSFESWKRVLDVNLNGVFLGSKAAINYFLSHDKPGNIINMSSVHEKIPWPTFAHYAASKGGVKLFNETIAMEYADRHIRVNAIGPGAINTPINAKKFADPEQLKTTTSMIPMQRIGDPEEVAAAAAWLASAESSYVTGITLFVDGGMTLYPSFQGGKG